The genomic stretch CAGACGGCGCTGACGAAGCTGGAGCAGATCCGCACCGAGTTCAACGGCGCGCAGACCGGCGGGAAGCGGGTGTCGCTCGCCGACCTGATCGTGCTCGCCGGATGCGCAGGCGTCCAGCAGGCCGCGCGGGACGCCGGGCACGACATCACGGTCCCGTTCACTCCGGGGCGCACGGACGCGTCGCAGGAGCAGACCGACGTGGATTCGTTCGCGGTGCTCGAGCCGGCCGGCGACGGGTTTCGCAACTATGTCCGCGACGGGGTGACGCTGTCGCCGGAGACCCTGCTGCTGGATCGGGCCTACATGTTGCGGCTCACGGCGCCCGAGCTGACGGTGCTCGTCGGCGGTATGCGCGCCCTGGACGTCAACGTCGGCGGCTCGGAGCACGGCGTCTTCACCGACCGGCCTGGGACTCTGACGACCGACTTCTTCGTCAACCTGCTGGACAGCGGCACGGAGTGGACGGTCTCAGCCGAGGACGAGAACGTGTACGAGGGCCGCGACCGGGCGACCGGCACGGTGAAGTGGACCGCCACCGCCGCCGACCTGGTGTTCGGCTCCCACGCCCAGCTCCGGGCACTGTCAGAGGTCTACGCCAGCGCCACGGCGGAGGAGGACTTCGTGCAGGACTTCATCGCCGCGTGGGGCAAGGTCATGAACCTCGATCGCTTCGACCTGGCCTAGGTTCGAGGCTCACGCAGAGCGGGCATCGCGCGAGCCGGAAGTTCGGCCGGGCGGTGCCCGCTGCTGCTGACATCGGCACCAACTGGGTGATACCGGACCGTCACCACCAGTGACGAAGCGGGCCCCGGCCATGTCCCTCCGGGTACCGACGGGCGCCAAGGAAGCGCATCGTGGCGCGCGGCCACGATCTCGACGAACCGGACTACGTCCTCAACCGCCGGCCGACGGCCGGATCGCGCTCGGTGCGATGGTCGAGGTCGGATGGATCCGACGCCGTCAGTCGCCGGCCAGCACGCCATCGCCCGCGGTCACAGACTGGCCGATGGACGGGTCGTGGTAGTCCTTGAGGATGGTTCCGTAGTCGAGTTCGACGTGCATCAGCGCGTAGGTGGCCTCAATTGGACCGATCGGCGTCAAGGAGGCCAGCGGGTCCAGAGCGCCTTGCGTCCCGAGCGTCAACGTGGCGGGCCCGGTGTACACCTCGGGGCGGCCGTCGGATCCGACCACCGCGTGCGCGGCCATGTCGTCCCGCACGAGCTGCAGCACCGCCGGTGGCTGGCCCCGCTCCGCGCCGGGGATGATCTTCAGGCACAGCCCGGGATGGGCGGGCAGCGCGTCCGGGTCGCCCCAGCGCTCCAGACGCATGCGGGCGGTCGCGATCGCGCAGCCGGTCGGGCGCTCGAGAGACGCGACGATCTCCTCCGCCACGCAATCCACGCTGATGTCCGCCAGCTTCTTCGAGTCACCCCAGAGCTCCCGGCCCGCTGCGAGGGCCGAGTCGCTGGTGACCCAGAGGAACGCCTCGAAGAAATACGGGTTTCCGCGAAAGACGCACTCGATGAACGCATAGCAGCCCTGATGGGGCCCCCACGTGCTGAACGGCGTGTCCTGGAACCAGAGCACCACGCGCGGCGCATCGCTGAGCGGCTCGACCTCCTCCGGCAGCAGGTCGAGGACCGGATCCAGGTGCGTCTCGTAGCTGATCAGCAGGTTCTTGCTGTTGCGATAGAAATGCGGCGGCGCCGGAATCAGCCCACCCCATGTCGGTCCGCTGAAGGTCATCCGGTCGGGCGTCAGTCTTCCCATGTCTCGCTCGATTCGTGAGTGGGCGTTGGCGTCAGGTGTAGGTGCGAACGATCTGGCCGGGGTGCAGCACAGCGTCGAACGTGCCGTAGTAGCCCCCCAGGACGTCGAGCACGGGCAACGTGTGCACCGGGTCGACGGCCGTCGGCACATCGAACGCGATGCTCGCCGTGGTACCGAACCAGGCCTCCGTCATCCCGTCCGGCGCGGTGCGGGGTGTGACCGGAAAGCGTGTCTCGACCAGCTGGGCGACGTCCGTCGGATAGCGCCCAGGGTCCGTGCTCGGGATGACCCGCAGGCTGAACACCGGGACGTCCTCGAACTCGGCGGGCTCGGCAGGCCGGTCGATCTTCAAGACCGCGGTGAGCAGCCGCACCGGCTCCGGGCGGCTCAGCGTCGCCCACACCACGTCGGCCTCCTGGCCCATCTCGATGTGTGCCAGCTTCTTCGAGTAGCCCCACAGCTCGCGGCCGCCGGCCAGCGGCGGCTCGCTGGTGACGTAGATGTAGGGCACGTATATGCCGCGGCGCTTCGTGCCCTCGTCGTCCGTGAGTTCGACCTCGGCCAGGAAGCCGCACTCCCGGTACGGGCCGAAGGTGCTGAACCGGTAGTCCGAGATCATCGCGGTCACGATCGGCTCGTCCCCGAGCGGGCGCAGGCCCGGCGGCAGGTGCCGGCCCAACGCGTCTGCCCTGGTCCGGTAGGCGATCATCATCGTCTGGGACCCGCGGTAGTAGAACGGCGGCTCTCCGTAGAGGGGCGCTGTCACGGGCATCGCCCGCCGGAGGTCCGATGCGGACAGCCCGGCGGTGGCGGTGTCCTCTCGGGGTGGTGTTACGGTCATCGCTCTCTCCGATTCGTTGCGGTGGTCGCTCAGCCGGCCGCCTCGGGCCGCACGTCGCCGTCCTCGCCGGCGAACACGTCGATCTCACGGCGACCGGGATGGAGGTGGCCGGCCACCAGGCCGAAGACCGCCACGACCACGAGCAGCCACGGCAGATGGCTGACGATCCACGCGTCGCTTCCCGTGATCGCGGAGAAGTTGTCGATGATCAGGACGCACGCGGTCGTGAGCCCCGCGAAGGCGAGGATGGGCGCCACCACGCGGCCGAACAGGCTGACCGTGGTCTCGTTGCGCAGGTAGGCGATCACCGCGATGGAGGTCGCGGCCATCAGCGCCAGGACACCCAGAGTCCCGACCCCGCCCGTGACGGCCGCCATGTCGAGGTACGGATCCGCGCCCGCGATCGCGAAGATCGCCACGATGACGGCCATCAGCGTGAACTGGGTCATGCCCGCGATGTAGGGCGTCTTGTAGCGCGGGTGTGTCCGCCCGAGGGCGCTGGGCAGCAACCCGGCGCGCCCGAACGCGAACAGGTACCGCGACGTCATGTTGTGGATCGCGATCATGATCGCGAAGAGGCTCGTCA from Capillimicrobium parvum encodes the following:
- a CDS encoding acetoacetate decarboxylase family protein, with protein sequence MTFSGPTWGGLIPAPPHFYRNSKNLLISYETHLDPVLDLLPEEVEPLSDAPRVVLWFQDTPFSTWGPHQGCYAFIECVFRGNPYFFEAFLWVTSDSALAAGRELWGDSKKLADISVDCVAEEIVASLERPTGCAIATARMRLERWGDPDALPAHPGLCLKIIPGAERGQPPAVLQLVRDDMAAHAVVGSDGRPEVYTGPATLTLGTQGALDPLASLTPIGPIEATYALMHVELDYGTILKDYHDPSIGQSVTAGDGVLAGD
- a CDS encoding acetoacetate decarboxylase family protein, giving the protein MTVTPPREDTATAGLSASDLRRAMPVTAPLYGEPPFYYRGSQTMMIAYRTRADALGRHLPPGLRPLGDEPIVTAMISDYRFSTFGPYRECGFLAEVELTDDEGTKRRGIYVPYIYVTSEPPLAGGRELWGYSKKLAHIEMGQEADVVWATLSRPEPVRLLTAVLKIDRPAEPAEFEDVPVFSLRVIPSTDPGRYPTDVAQLVETRFPVTPRTAPDGMTEAWFGTTASIAFDVPTAVDPVHTLPVLDVLGGYYGTFDAVLHPGQIVRTYT